A window of Plantibacter sp. PA-3-X8 genomic DNA:
CTCGAGAGCTGCTCGAACGGTACGACGACGAGGCGCTGGCCGCCATGATCGCCGCGAAGCGCCTCCACGACTACACGGAGGCCCTGCGCCTGCGGAACGTGCTGTCGATCGACCACCCGGGCACCACGGGGTGGATCATGCACCAGCACGCCAAGAACCGGGCCCGATCCGCAGCGACCGGTGGCACCGAAGCACTCCTTGCATCGGCCGCTCTGGCCGAACTGACCTTGGCGGGTTCCCGATGAACGCGCCCGAACTGGAGGGGACGATGACCTCGACCCAGGCCCCGGCGGCCACCAGCACACCGAGCCCGGTGCTCTTCGAGGCGCTCGCCGCGCTCGGCAGCAGCGCAGACGACCCGTTCATCCCGGCTGACGCGCCCTTCAGCCCCGAGCAGCGGGTCTGGCTCGCCGGATTCCTGGCGGGGGTCCGCTCCAGCGCGATCGATGTCACCGACGCCGGTGGCCGGACACCGCAGCTCGCCCTGCACGTGCTCGTCGGCACGCAGACGGGCACCGCGGAGGCCATCGCGGAGGATCTCGGCCGAGCCGCCTCCGGCTACGGTGTGGCGGTGACGACGATCGGACTCGACGACGTCGAGGTGGACCGCCTCCCGGCGATGGGACACGTCGTCGTCATCACCTCCACCTACGGCGAAGGTGAGATGCCCGACAACGCCGAACTGTTCTGGGAGACGCTCCAAGCGAGCACCGCACCACGCCTCGACGGCCTGAAGTTCTCCGTGCTCGCGCTCGGCGACTCCGGATACGACGGGTTCTGCCAGGCGGGCAAGCTCATCGACACGCGTCTGGAGCAGCTCGGCGCGGAACGCATCCTCGCGCGCGTGGACTGCGACGTCGACTACGAGGAGCCCGCCGCGGCGTGGACCACGCAGGCCCTGTCGCTCTTCGGCGCCCTCGCCCCGACGGACGCCGATGCCGCATCCGCTCCCGCGCCGGCCGCCAAACCGGCGAAGAAGCCCGGCCGCACGCGTTCACCGTGGACCCGCAAGACGCCGTACGGCGCGACCCTCGCCGTCAACCGCGTCCTCTCCGGGCCGGCCTCGTCGAAGGAGATCCGGCACTACGAGTTCGACCTTGGCGACAGCGGCATCGAGTACGCGGCGGGCGACGCCCTCGGCGTCATGCCGAGCAACGACCCGGCGCTCGTCGATGCCATCATCGCCGAACTGGATGCGACCGCGGACGAGTCGGTCGACGGCTCGACCCTGGCGGACCGGCTCACCCACGGGTTCGAGATCCGGACCCCTTCGAAGGACCTCGTGGCCGAGCTCGCCGACCGCGCGCCCGACTCGGAACTCGCGGGCATCCTGGCGCTCGCCCAGGCCGAGACGCTCGACTCCTGGCTGCGCGAACGGGACATCCTGGACCTCCTGCGCTCCACGTCCGTGCGGTTCGACGCCGAGTCGCTGCTCGACGTCCTGCGTCCCCTCCAGCACCGCGCCTACTCGATCTCGTCCAGCCCGCTGGCTGCCGACGGGCGGGTGCACCTCACCGTGGCGAGCGTCCGCTACGCCGTCGGTGACCGGGCCCACGGGGGCGTCGCGTCGACGCACCTCGCCGACCGGGTCGCCGAGGGCGGGACGAGCGGGATCTTCGTCTCGGCCAACGCCGGCTTCCGGGTGCCGTCGGACGACGATGCGCCGCTCATCATGGTCGGCCCGGGAACCGGGATCGCGCCGTTCCGCTCGTTCCTGCAAGAGCGCCGCGAGCGCGGGGCCACCGGTCGGAACTGGCTGTTCTTCGGCGACCAGCACCGGGCGCACGACTTCATCTACGAGGACGAACTGGGTGAGCTGCTCACCGGAGGGGTGCTCGACCGCCTCGACCTCGCGTTCTCCCGGGACCAGCGCGAGAAGGTGTACGTCCAGACGCGGATGCGCGAGAACGGCAAGGAGCTCTACGCCTGGCTCGAGGAGGGCGGCCACTTCGCCGTCTGCGGTGACGCCTCCCGGATGGCGAAGGACGTCGACCAGGCGTTGCATGAGCTCATCGCCGAACACGGCGGGCGTTCGACGGAGGCCGCGGCCGAGTACGTGCACACGCTGAAGCGCGAGAAGCGCTACATCCGCGACGTGTACTGAGCCACACCTCGACCGGTCCCTGAGCCTGTCGAAGGGCGCACCTCGACAGGCTCAGGGACCGATCATCGACCGCGGTCCCTGAGTACACCACGCGGCCCCTGAGCACCCCACGCGGTCCCTGAGCTTGTCGAAGGGCGGTCAGGCGTTCTCGGCGCCGAGCAGCGCTGCGGCGGCACGTGCCTCGTACACGACGTCGTCGAGGTCGTCGCCCGCGACGTTGACGTGGCCGACCTTGCGCCCGGGGCGCGGGTCCTTCCCGTAGTTGTGCACCTTCGCCAGCGGGTGCGCACCGAGGACCTGCGGGTAGCGGTCGTCGAGCGTCCCCTCGGCAGGCCCGCCGAGCACGTTCACCATGACGGTCCAATCGCGGTGGCAGCCCGTCGAGCCGAGGGGCAGGTCGAGGACGGCGCGCAGGTGCTGCTCGAACTGGCTCGTGACGCTGCCGTCCTGCGTCCAGTGCCCACTGTTGTGCGGACGCATGGCGAGTTCGTTGATGAGCAGGCGGTCGTCGTCGGTCTCGAACAGTTCGACGGCCAGGACGCCCGTCACCCCGAGCGCGGTCGCGACGGTCACGGCGATCTCCTCCGCGGTGTCGGCGAGCCGACCAGCCGAGCCGGGCGCCGGAGCGATGACCTCGCTGCACACCCCACCGAGCTGCACGGTCTCGACGACGCGCCATGGCACCACCTCGCCGGACGGGCGCCGGGCGACGAGCTGGGCGAGCTCGCGCCGGAACGACACCAGCTCCTCGACGAGCAGTGCTCCGCCGTTGGCGTCCTCGGAGAGCGCCGTGAACCAGTCGTCGACCTCGTTCGGTCCATGGACGACACGGACGCCCTTGCCGTCGTAGCCACCACGTGGCGTCTTCACGACGCCCTTCCCACCGTGCTCGGCGAGGAAGGCGGCAAGCTCCTCCTGATCGTGCACGCGCGCCCAGTCGGGCACCGGCAGTCCGAGCTCCGTCAGGCGTTCGCGCATGAGCAGCTTGTCCTGGGCGACGGCGAGCGCGTCCGGTCCCGGGTGCACCTGCACACCGGCGTCGACGAGTGCCCGCAGGACGTGCTGCGGCACATGCTCGTGGTCGAAGGTGATGACGTCGACCGTCTCGGCGAAGGCGAGCACCGTGTCGGCGTCGCGGTAGTCGCCCACCTCGACGGTCGCGAGCCGGGCGGACATGCCCTCCTGCTCGGCGAGCACGCGGATGTCGAGCCCGAGGTTCACGGCCGCAGGCACCATCATCCTGGCCAGCTGACCGCCGCCGATCACTCCGACGCGAATGCTCATGGGTTCACTCCAGCTCTCCGGCGACCGGCCGGCGGGTCTCGTTTCGGCAGGCGGGACGGGCGGATCCGGAGGCGGATCGGCGGGTGCCCCGACTGGAACATCGTACCGGCCGGGCGCGCCCCGCACCGGTCAGCGTCGGACCGGTGGCTGCTGCATCGGAGGCGGTGCTGCCGGGTACGGCGCGGCGATGCTCTGGTTCTCCGCGACGAGCTCGTGCAGGGCGTTCTGGACGAGGACCGCACCGGGCACGTCCCTCAGGACGACCGGCACCTCGCCACCGCTCGTCACCCGGACGTTGCCGCTCCCGAAGGCGCTCTGCACCCAACTCTTGTGCACCGTGATGCCGTAGCCGCGGGCGTGGTAGAGCTCCTGGCGCGTCCGCACGAAGAACCCGCGACGGACGATCAGTCGGCGGGTCGTGATCACGTAGCGGACCGACAGCCAGGCGATGAACGGCAGGACGCAGGCGACCAGCACGATCACCCCGCCGCCGATCAGGACGGCCCAGTTCTGCCACTCGAGGTCGAACGAGCCGAAGAAGTACGCACCGGCGCCGCTCACCGCGATGAGCAGGAGGGCGGGGAGCAGGAGCCGCCGGGCATGCGGACGCAGGCGTGCGACCACACGTTCGGTCGCCGCCGCGGGAGGAGCCGGCCTGCCCGGCCCCGTCATACCGGGATCAGCCATACTCCCATTCTTAGCAGTCGCGGGAACCCGCCGCCTGCTCCCACCCCGCCCGTCGGCGATCCCGAACATCCGTGCATCGGCCGCCCGGCTAGCATGAAGGCGTGAAACCGGCCGAGAGCACCGCACCGACGGCGCAGCAACCCGGCGTGGTCGGGTCGTTCCTCGAGGGGATCGGCATCCTCTTCGGCGGGTTCCGCCTCTGGGGTACCTCGCCGAAGCGCATGCTGCTCGGCATGATCCCCGCCGCGATCGTGGGCGTCGTGTTCATCGCGTTGCTCGTCGTCCTCGGCGTCAACGCCGCCACGATCGTCGACTGGGCGACACCGTTCGCCGACACCTGGGACGAGCCGTACCGCTCGTCCATCCGGGTGGCCGCCGCGGTGGCGTTGGTGGCCGTCGCCGTCGTGGTGATGCTGTACGCCTACGCCGCAGCGACGCTCCTCGTCGGCGACCCCTTCTACGAGCGGATCTGGGCCGACGTCGAACGTACCCTCGGCGACGCTCCTCCGGAGTCGGGTGAGTCCGCCTGGCGCGGACTCCTCACCGGTGTCACCCGGGCACTCGGCCTGCTCCTGCTCACCATCCCGACGGCGGTCGTCCTCTTCCTCCTCGGCTTCGTCCCGGTGATCGGCCAGACGGTGGTCCCGGTGCTCGGGCTCGCCGTGAGCGGTTGGTTCCTCGCCCTCGAACTGACGGGCTACGCGTTCGACGCGAGGGGGTTGTCGTTGCGCGACCGCCGCCAGGTCCTCGCCAGGAGACGCGCCCGCACCCTGGGCTTCGGGATGACGGTCGCGGTCCTCTTCCTCGTGCCGGTCCTGTCCGTGCTGGTCATGCCGGCAGCCGTCTCCGGCGCGACGGTGCTCGCACGCCGGTCCCTCAGCGAACAGGCGGGAACGCTCAGCGCACGTGCGTGACGTCGCCGGCCGCCACCGCGACCGGCGCACCACCGTCGGTCGGTCGGACGACGAGCCGCCCGTCCGCGTCGATCCGCTCGGCCGTGCCGGTCAGGACGTCGCCGCCGGGGAGCTCCACCCGCACCGAGCTGTCCAACGTCACGCATCGCTCGGTGACCGCCGCTCCGAGCCCACTGGCCTCGGCGTCACCGGACGCGGCCAGGTAGGCGTCGTACAGGGCGCCGAACGCACGCAGGTAGCCGACGAGGACGATGTCCGGGTCAGGATCGGCGAGCCCGGCGAGCGCGAGCGAGGTGGACCGGTCGGTCGGCAGTTCCTCGGCACGCTGACGGAGGTTGACACCGGTCCCGAGGATCACCGCGTCCCCGCTCGGCAGCAGCTCGGCGAGGATGCCGGACACCTTCCGACCGCCGATGAGCACGTCGTTCGGCCACTTCACGTCGGCGGGCACCCCGAGCTCCCGGAGCGATTCCGCGAGCGCCGCACCCGCGAGGAGCGGGAGCCAGCCGTAGGCCTGCAGCGGGAGCGGATCACCCGACGGAGTGACCGGCCGGAGCAGGACCGAGACGGCGAGTGACGTGCCGGGTGGCACCGTCCACACGCGACCGAGGCGGCCTCGTCCCCCGCGCTGGTCGTCGGTGAGGACCACCGAGCGGTCGGGCCACGCGTCGCCGCCGTCCTCGCGCACGCGTCGGGCGAGTTCGTCGTTGGTGGAGCCGGCGTGGGCGAGGATCTCGAGGCGTGGCACGAGGGCGGCGGTGAGGGGCAGATCCATGGCACAACCCTACTGAGGCCGGTCGTCGGCGCCTGCGGCGCCCGTCGGCACGCTTGGACGATGCCGACAACGGATCGGCGCGCCGCTTGTACCCGATCGTCAACGGGTCGGCCGTGGTACCACCGGGTAAGGTGAAAGCGTGACCGACGAAACCACCTCCGGCCCTGACCTGTACACGACGGCCGGGAAGCTCGCCGACCTCAAGAACCGCTATCACGAGGCCGTGACGGCGAGCGGCGAAGCCGCCATCGAGAAGCAGCACAAGAAGGGCAAGCTCACCGCGCGGGAGCGCATCGAGCAGCTGCTCGACCACGGCAGCTTCGTCGAACTCGACGAGTTCGTGCGGCACCGCACGACCGCCTTCGGCATGGACCGCTCACGGCCGTACGGCGATGCCGTCGTCACCGGCACCGGCACCATCCACGGCCGCCAGGTCGCCGTGTACTCGCAGGACTTCACCATCTTCGGCGGTTCGCTCGGCGAGGTCGCCGGCGACAAGATCATCAAGATCATGGACCTCGCATTGAAGACGGGCGTCCCGATCATCGGCATGCTCGACTCCGGCGGCGCGCGCATCCAGGAGGGCGTCGTCGCGCTCGGCAAGTACGGCGAGATCTTCCGACGCAACACGCAGGCCTCCGGGGTCATCCCGCAGATCTCCATCATCATGGGTCCGGCGGCCGGCGGCGCCGTCTACTCCCCCGCGCTCACCGACTTCGTCATCATGGTCGACAAGACGAGCCAGATGTTCGTCACGGGCCCCGACGTGATCAAGACCGTCACGGGCGAGGACGTCGGCATGGAGGA
This region includes:
- a CDS encoding 5-(carboxyamino)imidazole ribonucleotide synthase, with protein sequence MSIRVGVIGGGQLARMMVPAAVNLGLDIRVLAEQEGMSARLATVEVGDYRDADTVLAFAETVDVITFDHEHVPQHVLRALVDAGVQVHPGPDALAVAQDKLLMRERLTELGLPVPDWARVHDQEELAAFLAEHGGKGVVKTPRGGYDGKGVRVVHGPNEVDDWFTALSEDANGGALLVEELVSFRRELAQLVARRPSGEVVPWRVVETVQLGGVCSEVIAPAPGSAGRLADTAEEIAVTVATALGVTGVLAVELFETDDDRLLINELAMRPHNSGHWTQDGSVTSQFEQHLRAVLDLPLGSTGCHRDWTVMVNVLGGPAEGTLDDRYPQVLGAHPLAKVHNYGKDPRPGRKVGHVNVAGDDLDDVVYEARAAAALLGAENA
- a CDS encoding sulfite reductase subunit alpha — encoded protein: MTSTQAPAATSTPSPVLFEALAALGSSADDPFIPADAPFSPEQRVWLAGFLAGVRSSAIDVTDAGGRTPQLALHVLVGTQTGTAEAIAEDLGRAASGYGVAVTTIGLDDVEVDRLPAMGHVVVITSTYGEGEMPDNAELFWETLQASTAPRLDGLKFSVLALGDSGYDGFCQAGKLIDTRLEQLGAERILARVDCDVDYEEPAAAWTTQALSLFGALAPTDADAASAPAPAAKPAKKPGRTRSPWTRKTPYGATLAVNRVLSGPASSKEIRHYEFDLGDSGIEYAAGDALGVMPSNDPALVDAIIAELDATADESVDGSTLADRLTHGFEIRTPSKDLVAELADRAPDSELAGILALAQAETLDSWLRERDILDLLRSTSVRFDAESLLDVLRPLQHRAYSISSSPLAADGRVHLTVASVRYAVGDRAHGGVASTHLADRVAEGGTSGIFVSANAGFRVPSDDDAPLIMVGPGTGIAPFRSFLQERRERGATGRNWLFFGDQHRAHDFIYEDELGELLTGGVLDRLDLAFSRDQREKVYVQTRMRENGKELYAWLEEGGHFAVCGDASRMAKDVDQALHELIAEHGGRSTEAAAEYVHTLKREKRYIRDVY
- a CDS encoding biotin--[acetyl-CoA-carboxylase] ligase encodes the protein MDLPLTAALVPRLEILAHAGSTNDELARRVREDGGDAWPDRSVVLTDDQRGGRGRLGRVWTVPPGTSLAVSVLLRPVTPSGDPLPLQAYGWLPLLAGAALAESLRELGVPADVKWPNDVLIGGRKVSGILAELLPSGDAVILGTGVNLRQRAEELPTDRSTSLALAGLADPDPDIVLVGYLRAFGALYDAYLAASGDAEASGLGAAVTERCVTLDSSVRVELPGGDVLTGTAERIDADGRLVVRPTDGGAPVAVAAGDVTHVR
- a CDS encoding EI24 domain-containing protein is translated as MKPAESTAPTAQQPGVVGSFLEGIGILFGGFRLWGTSPKRMLLGMIPAAIVGVVFIALLVVLGVNAATIVDWATPFADTWDEPYRSSIRVAAAVALVAVAVVVMLYAYAAATLLVGDPFYERIWADVERTLGDAPPESGESAWRGLLTGVTRALGLLLLTIPTAVVLFLLGFVPVIGQTVVPVLGLAVSGWFLALELTGYAFDARGLSLRDRRQVLARRRARTLGFGMTVAVLFLVPVLSVLVMPAAVSGATVLARRSLSEQAGTLSARA
- a CDS encoding PH domain-containing protein; this encodes MADPGMTGPGRPAPPAAATERVVARLRPHARRLLLPALLLIAVSGAGAYFFGSFDLEWQNWAVLIGGGVIVLVACVLPFIAWLSVRYVITTRRLIVRRGFFVRTRQELYHARGYGITVHKSWVQSAFGSGNVRVTSGGEVPVVLRDVPGAVLVQNALHELVAENQSIAAPYPAAPPPMQQPPVRR